Below is a genomic region from Spirosoma radiotolerans.
TCATCTATCCCAGTTGACATACTTTCCTTGTGGTTTAACGAACAATAAGAAGGCACGCTGTTCATTACTAATTGTGCTATTTACGTAAGAAAGGGGCTACCTGATCATCCAATGCCACAAATCCCCGTACGGAACCGCCTAAACTTTCCTATTTTTGGCAAAATTACTCGTCCCGAATCAAATGGCTACTGCCAAACCCTTATACGAACGCCTTAGCAAGAACATTACGGCTTATGCTCCTGAAGAAGCTCGGGAAATGGCCTTCATGCTGCTTGATCATTATTTCGGTCTACGCAAAACCGATGTACTCACCGATAAACCGCTCCCACCGAACCGTACGGAGCCCGATTGGTTTAAGATTCTCGAACGGCTGAACAGACAGGAGCCCATTCAGCACGTTATAGGTACGACAATTTTTTGTGGTTTAGAGTTTGAGGTATCGCCCGATGTGCTGATTCCCCGCCCCGAAACCGAAGATCTGGTCCGGCTGATCATGCATGACTTTGCCGACCGCGTCGATGATGTTCCCATTCTGGATATTGGTACCGGCAGTGGTTGCATTGCCATCACGCTGGCAAGGTTCCTGCCTCAGTCGGTTGTAACGGGCTGGGATGTCTCGTCCGAAGCCCTGACACTGGCTCGCCAAAATGCCGAGAATCTCCATGCCGATGTGGAGTTTGCCATTCAGGATATTCTGAACATACCTGCCGATTTCAGTCGTCAGTTTGATTGCGTTGTCAGCAACCCGCCTTATGTGACGCGCTCTGAGGCTGCGGATATGGACCGCAACGTGCTGGATTATGAACCTGACTTGGCTCTTTTCGTAGAAGATAATGATCCATTGGTTTTCTATAAAGCCGTAGCTGATTTCTGCGTTCGACACTTGACAAAAGACGGAGCTTGCTATGTTGAAATCAACGAGCGCTTTGGTGAAGCGACCCGGCAGGTTTTTGCCGATCGGGGATTCACCAAAATTAACGTCTACAAAGATATTCACGGCAAAGACCGCAGTATTCGTATAACGTTTTAAGGGAGTTGGTTTACAGTTTGTAGTTTGTGATTTATGGTTTGTGGTTTTTAGTGGCCAGCCATGACGGTGATTGCCCACAACCTGTAAACTACAAACCACACACTATAAACCACAAACCGTAAACCGTAAATGGATTATTATGCAATCAACAACCTCTTTCACGTACCATACTAAAATCCGCGAGGTATTCAATGAAATGAGCCAGGTTGTGGTCGGGCAGGATCGATTGCTCAACCGGTTGCTCATTGGCCTGTTTACGGGCGGGCATATTTTGCTTGAAGGTGTACCGGGCCTGGCCAAGACCCTGACTATCAACACACTGGCAAAGGTTCTGGAACTGGATTTCCAGCGCATTCAGTTTACCCCCGATCTACTACCCGCCGACCTGATCGGCACCATGATCTTTAATCAGAAAACGGCCGAATTCGAAGTAAAGCAGGGACCCATCTTTGCCAACCTGATTCTGGCCGATGAGGTGAATCGCTCGCCGGCTAAAGTACAGGCTGCCCTGCTCGAAGCGATGCAGGAAAAGCAGGTCACGATTGGCGAAGAAACCTTTGTCCTGGACCGTCCTTTTCTGGTACTGGCTACCCAAAATCCAGTTGAACAGGAAGGTACCTATCCGCTTCCCGAAGCGCAGGTAGACCGCTTTATGATGAAGGTATTCGTGGATTATCTCAATAAAGAAGACGAGTTGGCCGTCATGCGTCGGATGTCGAACATGAATTTCGATTATGAAGTGCAGCCGGTATTGGGCAAGGAAGAACTGGCTGCTATTCGCGATGAGATCAATGGCATTACCATTTCCGAAACCTTGGAGCGTTACATTATCGAGCTGGTCTTTGCGACGCGTCGGCCTATGGAATTTAACCTCCGCGACGAGGCCCGTTATATTCAGTTTGGCGTGTCGCCACGGGCCAGTATCAACCTGAATCTGGCCGCCAAAGCCCTTGCCTACTTCGACCGCCGGGATTATGTCCTGCCAGAAGATATTAAAGAAGTTGCCCCGGATGTGTTCAACCACCGCATCATGCTCAATTACGAAGCCGAAGCCGACGGTGTCACAACCTTACAGGTAATTGATTCCATCTTGCGGAAAGTAGCCATTGGCCGGTAAGCATCGGTGAACGGTGAACACCCTATTTTGTGTTTTAGCCGAAAGCCTTCGGGCCTCGACCTATGCCACAAAACAGGATTTTCATCTTGATAGCGGTGCTGCTCATTGCCGGTTTATGGATATACGGCACCTTTATTGCCAAGCCCAGACCACCGCACCAACGCCCTGCAGGCACGACATCGCCCGGTAACCGCCGGGTTGAGAAGACAGATGCCGACTGGAAAAACCAATTGACCCGCTCGCAGTATAACGTTGCCCGCGACCGGGGTACCGAGTGGCCCAATAGCAGCCAACTGACCCACGAGCATCGACAAGGCGTGTACGCCTGCGTATGCTGCCATAATCCGCTTTTTACATCAGCGACCAAGTTTGATTCCCACACCGGTTGGCCCAGTTTCTACGCTCCCATTGTCGCCAATGCGGTCTACAATGAACCCGACGGTGGCCGGACAGAAGTTCGCTGTTCTGTTTGCGACGCCCACCTCGGACACGTCTTTGCCGATGGCCCCGAACCTACCGGCCTGCGCTATTGCATGAACGGCGTAGCGATGGTGTTTGAGGAGCGTACCAATTGACAAACGGAAGCCTCCTCTATGGCTTTAAACATAACTACCCTGCTAAAGTCATTAAGGAGGCCTTCGCCAATCTTAGCGTAATTTAGTTGCGATCCAGACTTAGTAAGACCAAAAACATTGTCCAGCGATTCAGCTTTCTTAATTATTACACGTCGGGGAATTTGCTTTGAGTATGTAATCCAGCGTGCGCTCAGAGCTTGCGTCTGTCATTGTAAACTCCACGCAGTACTCCCCTTCGTAATGAATACAAGCCTGGTATTTTGCATTCGGTTTCAATCCTTTCAGTACGCCTTTTCCGTTCACGAATGAAGCAGACCCTCCTGAGTAGGCTTTGCCAACTTCGCCATAAAATATAGTGACGGTTGGGTACACTTCGATATTATTTCCATTTTCGCATTTAGCCCGAACTGTAAAGCTGGCATCTACCCGTGCTGGAGGAGTGACATTCAGCGAAATAGCGCCACACGGGTTGGTTGCTTTTGTGCTACTCATCACGTCGTTGTTCGACACAGGGTCAAGTATAGAAAATTCGTAATTCCCAGCAGGGACATCAAACTCAAAAACACGATCAGCTGTATTATCCGAGCTGTTTCCGGAACTGACGACCACGCTGGAGCCACTTAGCCCCTGATCAAATTTCCGAAGCGTGTAGTTGACGGAATACCCTTCGGGAAGCCCACGAACGGTATAGGTAACGCGACAGGTCGTAGACGTACGGGGAATGGTCAGAGCGTAATACGATAAGTGATTAATGGGCACATTGGCCATCAGATCGTTTCCTTTGCGCTCGGCCAAAACCTCTCGTTCGAAGGTCCAGACACCCGTAGTTTCGCTATAGCTGTACACTTCCAGCCTGTCGCCTTCTTTTACTGGCTGCCCCGTTGAGCTATTAAAGCGATTGGCCGGGATACTCATTTGAAGGGTAACTGGTTTACTGAATGCCGACACCGCTTGATTCGTTGACTTTTTCATGTCAATGGCCACAAAACCAATCGGATCAAAAATACCCTTTATGTCGGTTCTGCCCTGAACATCCTTCGCTACTGGCGCATTCAAACCACCCGGAAAAGCCTGCAAAGCTTCCTGACTCTGGCCTGAATAAGCGACAAGCGAGGTGGGTATCTTACCCGTTACAGGTTGCCCTTTACTGTCCTTAACAACTGTACCGGCGGAAAAAAAGACGGACATAGCCATCGAAGCGACCGAAGCACTGGCCGGCGTAGTTACCTGAATCAGTTTATCGACCGTTAAGACGCCGGCAGCCGAAGCCGTTACCTCATCAACTTTAGCCGCCACCCCAGCTGGTGTTGCCATGATCTTTACCAAACGAATGATAAATGCGTCGTTTAGCGCTCGCTTTAGGGTCAGATTGACACCGGACGCAACATACCCAGCGGCATTGACTACGACTCTCAGTTCGGCAGGCGCTGTGGCGGTGGGTACCTCCCCTTTTAAACCAATAAATAAATCGCCTTTCGGAGCCGTATAGGTTGTCAGGGCCTTACCATCAAACGTAACTGTACGACCGGCATCTTTACCCTGAATAGATACCTGAATCGGAATGTCCAGGGGCATACCCGTTTTGGCATCAACCACCAGTCCTTGAACCTGAGCTTTAGCGGGTTGGTAATTCAGTTTAAAAACGACCCCCTTTAACGGATCGATGTTCTTGATATCGGATATTTCCTGGCAGCCAACAGCTAACCCAACTGTAGTCAGGATAAATAGCGCTTTCAGGAATGACCATGAGGATGCAGATGCAAAATGATTCATAACGCTAGATGATATAGTTACAGCTTATAGGAAAGACCGAAGTTGAGAATCGGGTAAAATTTAAGCGGCTTCAGGTTATCCTGAATGATGGGCCCCTGATCGGAGGAGGGCTCCAGAAGCCCAGTTGTTTTAAACGTAATTTGAGGAGACTGTTGATAGAAGAAACCCAGGTCGAACATGAACTTCAGTCGACGACGGGTGTAGGGATTTCCAAAGCCTAGCCCTATGTAGGGTGCCACTTTAGTAAACGTAGCTTGCCCACTCAGTGTACCCACTTCGTCAATGGTGAATGTCACGTCGTTCAGCTTAACATCTTTAGTGGGTTTGCCGAAAAAATCAATCTGGTTCAGATTGTAAAAAGCGCCCCCAGTTAGCCGAATGCCCGTTTGATCAAAAGGGTAATAATCGATTAAAGCGTTAACTGTCTGTAGCTTAATTTTATAGTTAAACCCAATTTGAAGCTCATCGGAATCCAGGCCACTGGTCAATGTACCTGAATAACGGAATACATTCGCACCCAGTCGGGCGGCAAACCGTCGGTTAATGGAATAGCCCACGGCCAATCCTCCACCAGTTGATCCTGCTGACGCCATAATGGCAAAGCCTGGTCGATAGGCGGGCAGATCGCGCGACGAAAAAAAAGCGTTTTCCGACGCTTTTTTGGACAGCTTAGCCTGAGCGTAAAGCGTAAACGGAAAACATAACGCGAAGGCGAAAAGAATTTGTTTCATAACATTTGGGTTGAGTTGGCACAAGCACATAAGTATAAAATATCAATATTCTATAAACAAATAATTATCTAAATTGTCTTTTAATTAATTTAAGATGTATTAGACGGTCATACATCACTTGCACCGTCGTATTCAACCCCTGTTGGCAGCAAAATGAACAGGCTGAGCAGGCCGATGAAAACAAATTTTGCTGATTGAACTAGCCGGTCTTCCGCAAGTCTAGCCCTACTAGGCGGCCATGACGTATCTGTCGAGCCTGATGCTCAACCCAATGTAGATTTTAGGGAGGTTGGGGAAAAATTGCGGATCGTCGCCTTGGCCCTGTCGCACTCGGTTATAGTCTCCTGGTGCACACAACGTGTTCGGGCAACGTCTGGCAGTCGAGTGCACCCATCCAGTGATCGAGGAACCAAAAGCTTGACCAGGGGCTGCGCTTTCATTCCAGATATCCACTCGCACTTTCAGTTCTGAATTTCTTAACCCAGTATCGTTCCTCAGTTCTGGGTATACGAAGGTCTGGTTTCTGGCTAAAATTAGAACTGAAAATAAATGAACTGATTCGAGGAGAAAACGCCGAAGAGATACGTAACGAATGTGATCAATACAAACAAAGCCGCAAAGCGAACGGTGCTGCGGGTTGGAATGGTGAGATAAAACTGCTCTTTCAGCAACAGAAATACAATCAGAAAAACACTGAACCACATCTCGGTTGTATTCATTGGGCTGTCGAGGTGATCGCTGAACGATAACGTTGGAATTCGTTTCAGGATCAGGAAGGCGTCACTCAGGCTACGGGCGCGGAAAAACACCCAGGTCAGCATGATGAGCACGAACGTGAGCAGCGTGTTGACGACCACCCGAATTGGCGAATGTGATTTGGGCTCACTGGCAGGCGAGTGGATCTGTTTAGCCGGTGTGGTAATGAAACCTAGTCGAGCCAATGCTTTATCGCGAATGACAGCCATAATCTGGTACAGGCCATTCAATCCTCCCCAGATAACATAGGTCCAGTTTGGGCCGTGCCAAAGGCCGCTGGCCAGAAAAACGATTAGCATATTGAGGTACTGCCGAAACTCCCCTTTTCGGTTACCACCCAGTGGAATGTATAAATAATCGCGGAACCAGGTCGAGAGCGAAATGTGCCAGCGTCGCCAGAATTCCGAGATAGACTGGGCAATGTAGGGTGTTCGAAAGTTTTCCATGAGCGTAAAGCCCATGACCCGGGCAGCGCCAATGGCGACATCGGAATAGCCCGAAAAGTCGCAGTAGATCTGGAAGGTGTAGAAAAACGTAGCGGCCAGTAACGTCAGGCCGTTTTGCTGAGCAGGGTCGGCATAGGCATGATCAACGAGCATCGCCAGCCGGTCGGCAATGACTAGTTTCTTGAACAAGCCAAATGCCATCTGCATCAGGCCCGCTTTGACGTTCTCTTTATCGTACTTAAAATAGTCGTGAAACTGCCAGAGCACATTTTGCGGTCGTTCAATTGGGCCGGCCACCAGCTGCGGGTAAAACATGACGTAGAGCGCATAAATACCGAAATGCCGCTCCGCCTTCTGGTTACCCCGATAGACCTCAATCGTATAGCTCATGGCTTGAAACGTATGGAACGAAAGGCCAATAGGCAGAATACTCATGTTGTCTTTATACGACGAGATACCACTTTGCCCGAACACGTGCAGCACCTTGACAAAAACTCGATTTACCAGTTCCGTAACGGATTCGGCCACACCGGGCATACTCAGCTTTTCAAACAACAAGGACAGGTTTTCGGCAAAGAAGCCAAGGTATTTAAAAAAGGCCAGGATACCCAGGTTCGAAATAAGCGATAGGATGAGCAACCATCGTCGGGATTTGCCACTTGTTTTTTCGATCCAGATTCCAGCAATGTAATCGATGACAATGGTTAAGAGCAGGATAAGAATGTACGCTGGCTGGAAAACCATGTAGAAATAGCAGCTGGCTATCAATAACAGTATCCACCGCCCCTGCCATTTCAGACTGAAATAGCTAAGCGTAACGACAATAAAGAATAGTAAAAATTGTAGTGAATTAAATAGCATCGTTCAGTCATTCAGGGTGTATGGTTGACGGCTGGCAGCAGTCCATCGTCAACCATAAACCCTGAACTTGTTAATATACCTTCTCGACCTTTTCGACAAAATCGCCAAATTGCCGCGCCGGAATAAATTGGGGCTGCGTTCGATAGGACAGCACCATAAAAACGAGTAGTAGCGAAATCAGGAAAGCCTGCAGGATAACGATCAGGAATGAAAAAACCAGGTAGGTGGCCCATCCCGGCACAGCCGTATCGGTAAACAAACGCAGGGATACGACCACACCAATGCCGAACACCGACGCGGCCACCATCATTACGCAAAATAAAGTGAGCCGCACGGCGGTCGTATCCATCAGTACCGATACGGCACTCAGCCCATGTAACACCAGCGACACAAAGTTCATTTTGGACTCTCCGGCCAGTCGGCGGCCACGCTCCAGAGGCACTGCTGTGTAGGGCAATCGAGACCGGATCACGCCACCAGGGTAATTATTCCATATTTCTGACACATACGCCAGTTTACGTAACTGCTTGGCGGGTACAAGACTAAAATTCCCAAAGGTGATCACCTTACCCGTCAATAGGCGAAAGACACTTTTATACACCTCATAGAATAGACGGAATATAAAACT
It encodes:
- the prmC gene encoding peptide chain release factor N(5)-glutamine methyltransferase produces the protein MATAKPLYERLSKNITAYAPEEAREMAFMLLDHYFGLRKTDVLTDKPLPPNRTEPDWFKILERLNRQEPIQHVIGTTIFCGLEFEVSPDVLIPRPETEDLVRLIMHDFADRVDDVPILDIGTGSGCIAITLARFLPQSVVTGWDVSSEALTLARQNAENLHADVEFAIQDILNIPADFSRQFDCVVSNPPYVTRSEAADMDRNVLDYEPDLALFVEDNDPLVFYKAVADFCVRHLTKDGACYVEINERFGEATRQVFADRGFTKINVYKDIHGKDRSIRITF
- a CDS encoding MBOAT family O-acyltransferase yields the protein MLFNSLQFLLFFIVVTLSYFSLKWQGRWILLLIASCYFYMVFQPAYILILLLTIVIDYIAGIWIEKTSGKSRRWLLILSLISNLGILAFFKYLGFFAENLSLLFEKLSMPGVAESVTELVNRVFVKVLHVFGQSGISSYKDNMSILPIGLSFHTFQAMSYTIEVYRGNQKAERHFGIYALYVMFYPQLVAGPIERPQNVLWQFHDYFKYDKENVKAGLMQMAFGLFKKLVIADRLAMLVDHAYADPAQQNGLTLLAATFFYTFQIYCDFSGYSDVAIGAARVMGFTLMENFRTPYIAQSISEFWRRWHISLSTWFRDYLYIPLGGNRKGEFRQYLNMLIVFLASGLWHGPNWTYVIWGGLNGLYQIMAVIRDKALARLGFITTPAKQIHSPASEPKSHSPIRVVVNTLLTFVLIMLTWVFFRARSLSDAFLILKRIPTLSFSDHLDSPMNTTEMWFSVFLIVFLLLKEQFYLTIPTRSTVRFAALFVLITFVTYLFGVFSSNQFIYFQF
- a CDS encoding glycosyltransferase; the encoded protein is MALDNTLTAYPDRINIVIPLFNDWQALGLLLERIRDVNGASLTDRLTFLIVDDCSSINFDTLPTGIGQSLSVLRLFRNVGHQKAIALGLSYLASLPDQYPTIVMDADGEDRPEDIPLLLQTGAANPSRVVFAHRAKRHESFIFRLFYEVYKSVFRLLTGKVITFGNFSLVPAKQLRKLAYVSEIWNNYPGGVIRSRLPYTAVPLERGRRLAGESKMNFVSLVLHGLSAVSVLMDTTAVRLTLFCVMMVAASVFGIGVVVSLRLFTDTAVPGWATYLVFSFLIVILQAFLISLLLVFMVLSYRTQPQFIPARQFGDFVEKVEKVY
- the msrB gene encoding peptide-methionine (R)-S-oxide reductase MsrB, with product MPQNRIFILIAVLLIAGLWIYGTFIAKPRPPHQRPAGTTSPGNRRVEKTDADWKNQLTRSQYNVARDRGTEWPNSSQLTHEHRQGVYACVCCHNPLFTSATKFDSHTGWPSFYAPIVANAVYNEPDGGRTEVRCSVCDAHLGHVFADGPEPTGLRYCMNGVAMVFEERTN
- a CDS encoding AAA family ATPase — encoded protein: MQSTTSFTYHTKIREVFNEMSQVVVGQDRLLNRLLIGLFTGGHILLEGVPGLAKTLTINTLAKVLELDFQRIQFTPDLLPADLIGTMIFNQKTAEFEVKQGPIFANLILADEVNRSPAKVQAALLEAMQEKQVTIGEETFVLDRPFLVLATQNPVEQEGTYPLPEAQVDRFMMKVFVDYLNKEDELAVMRRMSNMNFDYEVQPVLGKEELAAIRDEINGITISETLERYIIELVFATRRPMEFNLRDEARYIQFGVSPRASINLNLAAKALAYFDRRDYVLPEDIKEVAPDVFNHRIMLNYEAEADGVTTLQVIDSILRKVAIGR